The Lacipirellula parvula genome window below encodes:
- a CDS encoding ADP-ribosylglycohydrolase family protein has protein sequence MPTLRFFTLFLAVLTAAAQAHAEPARQLSRSVLRDKIRGAWAAQMIGVSYGAPTEFKTVGKTIEGEIKGDPLSNAIDQDDLYVEMTFARVMDSKGLDATTADYGDAFKSTKYKLWHANAAARRNLNRGIAAPMSGHPTYNLHADDIDFQIEADFIGIMCPGLPQASNAFCDRVGRVMNYGDGLYGGMFIAGMYSAAYFETDPRKVVEAGLACIPADSPYGQIIADTLAWSAEEPDDWRKVWQKLEDKWDKHDVCPNGVHRPFNIDAKLNGAYVAMGLLYGRGDWQQTMEVSTRCGQDSDCNPASALGVLGAMLGFDKLPSSDKEEIAKLADTKFSHTDYSFNDIVKSTETRALEVIRDAGGMVTDAEVTIPPQAPQPPELELWNFGIPTKVWKANDPAWHWTGKWRDVRDRQNVPAKVTNVPGSEATLKFNGTGLALMGNLSEAGGRADVYIDGVKSDLVADNYIVPNTIDDDLWRVYGLAPGEHTVRLVVRSDADPNSKGRRMLLLSAIAYQTTHADEASAK, from the coding sequence ATGCCTACCCTACGCTTCTTTACGCTGTTTCTGGCCGTGCTGACGGCCGCAGCTCAAGCCCACGCTGAACCTGCCCGGCAGCTTTCGCGCAGCGTCTTACGCGACAAGATCCGCGGCGCCTGGGCTGCCCAGATGATCGGCGTGTCGTACGGCGCGCCGACGGAATTCAAAACCGTCGGTAAGACGATCGAGGGTGAGATCAAAGGCGATCCACTTTCGAACGCCATCGACCAAGACGATTTGTACGTCGAGATGACGTTCGCCCGGGTGATGGACTCCAAAGGGCTCGACGCGACCACTGCCGACTACGGCGATGCGTTCAAAAGCACCAAGTACAAACTGTGGCACGCCAACGCCGCGGCGCGACGCAATCTCAATCGGGGCATCGCGGCGCCGATGTCGGGGCACCCGACTTACAACCTGCATGCCGACGACATCGATTTTCAAATCGAAGCAGACTTCATCGGCATTATGTGCCCCGGTCTGCCTCAGGCCTCCAACGCCTTCTGCGACCGCGTGGGGCGCGTGATGAACTACGGCGACGGCCTCTACGGCGGGATGTTTATCGCTGGGATGTACTCAGCCGCTTATTTCGAAACCGACCCGCGTAAAGTCGTCGAGGCCGGCCTCGCTTGCATCCCCGCTGACAGCCCCTACGGGCAGATTATCGCTGACACGCTCGCGTGGTCGGCCGAGGAACCTGACGATTGGCGGAAGGTTTGGCAGAAACTCGAAGACAAGTGGGACAAGCATGACGTTTGCCCTAACGGGGTTCACCGGCCGTTTAACATCGACGCCAAGCTTAACGGAGCGTACGTCGCGATGGGGCTGCTCTACGGCCGCGGCGATTGGCAGCAAACGATGGAGGTTTCGACCCGCTGCGGACAAGATTCAGACTGTAATCCAGCAAGCGCGCTCGGCGTTCTGGGGGCGATGCTTGGGTTCGACAAGCTGCCCAGTAGCGACAAGGAAGAAATCGCCAAGCTGGCGGACACGAAGTTTAGCCACACCGACTACTCGTTCAACGACATCGTGAAGTCGACTGAGACGCGCGCCTTGGAAGTCATTCGCGACGCCGGCGGCATGGTCACCGACGCTGAAGTGACGATCCCGCCGCAGGCGCCGCAGCCGCCGGAGCTTGAACTTTGGAACTTCGGTATCCCCACGAAGGTCTGGAAAGCAAACGATCCCGCCTGGCACTGGACCGGCAAATGGCGCGACGTGAGAGATCGGCAGAATGTTCCCGCCAAGGTGACGAACGTTCCCGGCAGCGAGGCGACGTTGAAATTCAACGGAACCGGCTTGGCGCTAATGGGAAATCTTTCCGAAGCGGGCGGCCGTGCAGACGTCTACATTGACGGGGTAAAGAGCGATCTGGTCGCAGATAATTACATTGTGCCGAACACGATCGACGACGACTTGTGGCGAGTCTACGGGCTCGCGCCCGGCGAACACACGGTGCGGCTCGTGGTGCGATCGGACGCCGATCCCAACAGCAAAGGGCGGCGAATGCTGCTGCTTTCGGCGATTGCTTATCAAACAACTCACGCGGACGAAGCTTCCGCGAAATAG
- a CDS encoding sulfatase: MQMLVHLVCLMLLALGGTAFANADDATSSKPNVILIVSDDLGWTDLGCYGSDLYPSPRIDGLARDGMRFTANYSACTVCSPTRAAMLTGKYPARLHVTDWIPGLPPANPKLIVPDFVKHLPLEEETIAERLHAAGYATASIGKWHLGGPEYYPEKHGFDVNIAGNDQPQPRPGYFAPYAIDTMKQGPKGEYITDRIGKEAVSFIRENAKRPFFLYMPQFAVHTPIQAKKKLIARNQERVKDGMRHTNAAYAAMVESMDHTVGSIRATLKELGIADHTIIIFTSDNGGRIPTTSNAPLRAGKGSCYEGGVRVPLIVYWPGVTPAGSVCDAPVITMDLYPTILAMTGVADASPSDGVSLVPLLHKTGGLADRSLYWHYPHYQHYQQEGTTPYAAVRRGDWRLVEFYDDHRVELYNLKDDPSERTNVAASSPELVKSLQDELHAWLGAVNAQMPTPNPNYDPTKPEHTPPVTKKQARLANGQSGDA, translated from the coding sequence ATGCAAATGCTCGTTCACCTAGTCTGTTTGATGCTCCTCGCGCTGGGCGGGACTGCGTTTGCAAACGCCGACGATGCTACATCGTCGAAGCCCAACGTCATTTTAATCGTCTCGGACGATCTCGGCTGGACTGATCTCGGCTGTTACGGCAGCGATCTCTACCCGTCGCCTCGCATCGACGGTTTGGCACGCGACGGCATGCGATTCACGGCAAACTATTCGGCCTGCACTGTCTGCTCGCCGACGCGGGCCGCGATGCTCACCGGCAAATACCCGGCACGGCTGCATGTGACGGACTGGATTCCCGGCTTGCCGCCGGCGAACCCCAAACTCATCGTGCCCGATTTCGTCAAGCATTTGCCGCTCGAAGAAGAGACGATCGCCGAACGACTCCACGCAGCCGGTTACGCGACGGCTTCGATTGGAAAATGGCACCTCGGCGGACCGGAGTACTATCCGGAGAAGCACGGGTTCGACGTAAACATCGCCGGCAACGATCAGCCGCAACCGCGGCCTGGCTACTTCGCGCCGTACGCAATCGACACGATGAAGCAGGGACCGAAGGGCGAATACATCACGGATCGCATCGGCAAGGAAGCGGTTAGCTTCATTCGCGAGAACGCGAAGCGACCGTTCTTCCTTTACATGCCGCAGTTCGCGGTGCATACGCCGATTCAGGCGAAAAAAAAGCTGATCGCCCGTAACCAAGAGAGAGTGAAAGATGGGATGCGGCACACCAACGCTGCCTATGCGGCGATGGTCGAGAGCATGGACCACACGGTTGGCAGCATCCGCGCGACGCTAAAAGAACTCGGTATCGCTGACCACACGATCATCATCTTCACCTCCGACAACGGCGGTCGCATTCCGACGACTTCAAATGCACCGCTCCGCGCGGGGAAGGGCTCTTGCTACGAAGGGGGCGTCCGCGTGCCGCTCATCGTTTACTGGCCGGGCGTGACGCCGGCCGGCAGCGTTTGCGATGCACCGGTCATCACGATGGATCTTTACCCGACCATCTTGGCAATGACGGGCGTCGCCGATGCGTCGCCCAGCGACGGCGTCAGCTTGGTTCCGCTGCTGCATAAAACGGGCGGTCTCGCCGATCGCTCGCTGTATTGGCACTACCCCCACTACCAGCATTACCAACAAGAAGGCACGACCCCCTATGCCGCCGTTCGTCGCGGCGACTGGCGGCTAGTCGAGTTTTACGACGATCACCGCGTCGAGCTTTACAACTTGAAGGATGATCCCAGCGAGCGAACAAACGTCGCGGCCTCATCGCCGGAACTCGTGAAATCGCTGCAGGACGAACTGCACGCCTGGCTTGGAGCGGTGAACGCTCAAATGCCGACGCCAAACCCGAACTACGACCCAACTAAGCCCGAGCACACGCCGCCAGTTACCAAGAAGCAAGCGAGGCTTGCGAACGGGCAGAGCGGGGATGCCTAA
- a CDS encoding autotransporter-associated beta strand repeat-containing protein, with product MLALISIPFAGLVAFGQTSTYVTDTDASGSWHAAGNWDNGIPNATDAVAILNQPISTGVSAGSTYTLSLGGNDTVVGTLTSNNHPTDPTKYFRTQITQGTLVFRTSSGAATLNENLGAADQLESRLRINVPVRVESDLVVNANNSLSRNTNTEFAQRIDGAAARTITKEGQGNLQLGFAGTLGATEGFLGNLVINAGGVRLIIPNGSAAGMLNPTLSKAAGVTVNSGGQLQIGNALSSVTLGPGAELKLNGPGKPAFPGLVTQNGALRFDGAGEVVASFNSPVNLQSASQINVAAADSTGVLSAEVRGVGLLQKSGNGLLKLAAANVYSGGTTISNGALAVSNASGSGVGTGDVAVNAAILGGTGTLGSVGDASNVTLVGGTLAPGDLASTLGANLPTPQLPNLYTSAGRLTILGDLAFDAASTMQVDLTGAVAATGYDQVVSSGAISLSGATLNLSLGAYVPAGTETFTLINNTGNGAISGAFGNYAQGAAVDLAGKTFYINYMGGTGNDVVLSATQPGTEDADFDNDGDVDGADFLTWQRNFGTAGDNAHGNANGDGTVDGLDLAVWRNQFGAGSPANVAASAIPEPASAALLLLAAGALAGARRSATACRK from the coding sequence ATGCTCGCTTTGATTTCAATCCCGTTTGCCGGCCTCGTCGCTTTCGGCCAGACGAGCACCTACGTAACCGATACCGACGCCTCGGGATCTTGGCATGCGGCCGGGAACTGGGACAACGGGATCCCTAACGCAACCGATGCTGTCGCAATTCTGAATCAGCCGATTTCCACCGGCGTTTCCGCCGGCTCGACGTACACCCTCTCGCTCGGCGGCAACGACACGGTCGTCGGCACGCTCACCTCCAATAATCATCCGACCGATCCGACGAAATACTTCCGCACTCAGATCACGCAAGGAACGCTTGTCTTCAGGACGAGTTCCGGCGCCGCGACGTTGAACGAGAATCTCGGCGCGGCCGATCAGCTGGAAAGCCGTTTGCGGATCAACGTCCCCGTCCGCGTCGAGTCCGATCTAGTCGTCAATGCGAACAACTCGCTCAGCAGGAACACGAATACTGAGTTTGCGCAGCGCATCGACGGCGCCGCCGCCCGCACGATCACGAAAGAGGGCCAGGGAAATTTGCAGTTGGGATTCGCCGGAACGCTGGGGGCGACGGAAGGCTTTCTGGGGAATTTGGTCATCAATGCCGGCGGCGTGCGGTTGATTATCCCCAACGGTTCTGCTGCAGGGATGCTGAATCCGACGCTCAGCAAGGCGGCGGGCGTCACTGTGAACAGCGGCGGCCAATTGCAAATCGGCAACGCCCTGTCGAGCGTCACGCTCGGACCAGGCGCCGAGTTGAAACTGAACGGTCCTGGCAAGCCGGCGTTTCCAGGATTGGTCACCCAGAACGGCGCCTTGCGGTTCGATGGCGCCGGTGAAGTTGTCGCTAGCTTCAACAGCCCCGTCAACTTGCAATCGGCGTCGCAAATCAACGTGGCGGCCGCCGATTCTACGGGCGTCCTGTCGGCTGAGGTGAGAGGCGTAGGCCTTCTCCAAAAGTCGGGTAACGGTTTGTTGAAACTCGCGGCGGCCAACGTCTACTCAGGCGGCACGACCATTTCCAACGGCGCCCTGGCGGTCAGCAACGCCTCCGGTTCGGGCGTGGGCACGGGCGACGTCGCCGTCAACGCCGCGATCCTTGGCGGCACGGGCACGTTGGGCTCGGTGGGCGATGCGTCGAACGTCACGCTTGTCGGCGGCACGCTCGCGCCCGGCGATCTTGCATCAACCCTCGGAGCCAATTTGCCGACTCCGCAACTGCCCAATCTCTACACGTCGGCCGGCAGGCTTACCATCTTGGGCGATCTTGCTTTCGATGCAGCCTCGACGATGCAAGTCGATTTGACTGGCGCCGTCGCGGCGACCGGTTACGACCAAGTCGTCTCCAGCGGCGCCATCTCGTTGAGCGGCGCCACGCTCAATCTGTCGCTCGGCGCCTACGTGCCCGCGGGCACCGAGACGTTCACGCTCATCAACAACACGGGGAACGGTGCGATTAGCGGCGCGTTTGGCAATTACGCACAAGGCGCCGCGGTCGATCTGGCCGGGAAGACTTTCTACATCAACTATATGGGCGGCACGGGCAACGACGTGGTGCTCAGCGCCACCCAGCCTGGCACGGAAGACGCCGATTTTGACAACGACGGCGACGTCGATGGCGCCGACTTCCTCACTTGGCAGCGCAACTTTGGTACGGCCGGCGACAACGCGCACGGCAACGCGAACGGCGACGGTACGGTCGATGGTTTGGACCTAGCCGTTTGGCGCAATCAATTCGGCGCCGGCAGCCCCGCCAACGTGGCCGCGTCCGCGATTCCTGAACCCGCATCGGCGGCGCTGTTGCTGCTCGCCGCGGGCGCGTTGGCCGGAGCCCGTCGATCAGCGACCGCATGCCGGAAGTAG
- a CDS encoding DUF1559 domain-containing protein, whose product MELLVVIAIIGVLVALLLPAVQAAREAARRSQCTNNLRQCALAALNYEGAKKEFPIGRRSGQNADASTITQWGHLAHILPYVEANTTHQMIDLTASPKDSPIKFVSFPFLLCPSDPDDRVNNDTCTAGTDWLNVGRTGIRGNGGNDTGVTPIPGTTPGPGRPPLERNNGIFVTNAAIRIKEITDGTSHTAIYSERVRGDGDTSVVEESSDWLRMGGAAEDTADQSYTSCTSIANPGVLTGTSQFCCGGRNWLHGDYSTSRYNHLMPPNSRSCTHGSGGLTAVPVNEQGTATTASSNHKGGVNLAMADGSTRFVADGVDPIVWRAAGSRDGEEAVGDSL is encoded by the coding sequence GTGGAATTGCTTGTGGTCATTGCGATCATCGGCGTGTTAGTCGCGCTCTTGCTGCCGGCCGTTCAGGCGGCTCGCGAAGCGGCTCGCCGGTCGCAATGCACGAACAACCTAAGGCAGTGCGCCTTGGCCGCGCTCAACTATGAGGGCGCGAAGAAGGAGTTTCCGATTGGACGGCGGAGCGGACAGAATGCAGATGCGTCTACGATCACTCAATGGGGGCATTTAGCGCATATCCTGCCTTACGTCGAAGCGAATACGACGCATCAAATGATTGATTTAACTGCGTCGCCGAAAGATAGCCCGATCAAATTTGTTTCGTTTCCGTTCCTGCTTTGTCCGTCGGACCCGGACGACCGCGTCAATAATGATACCTGTACCGCCGGCACCGATTGGCTCAATGTGGGACGAACCGGCATCCGCGGCAACGGCGGCAACGACACCGGGGTGACTCCAATCCCTGGAACGACGCCCGGACCGGGTCGCCCTCCCTTGGAACGTAACAACGGCATCTTCGTAACGAACGCGGCTATCCGGATTAAGGAGATAACGGACGGCACCTCGCATACCGCGATTTACAGCGAACGCGTACGAGGCGACGGTGATACTTCAGTCGTTGAGGAATCGAGCGACTGGTTAAGAATGGGCGGCGCCGCCGAAGATACGGCTGACCAGTCGTACACGTCATGCACGTCGATCGCCAATCCGGGCGTACTGACCGGTACGAGTCAGTTTTGCTGCGGCGGACGCAACTGGTTGCATGGCGACTATTCGACTTCCCGCTACAACCATTTGATGCCGCCCAACTCCCGCAGTTGCACGCACGGTAGCGGCGGCTTGACTGCCGTTCCGGTCAATGAGCAAGGCACGGCGACGACAGCCTCAAGTAATCACAAGGGGGGCGTGAACTTGGCAATGGCTGATGGCAGCACGCGCTTTGTCGCTGACGGCGTGGATCCCATCGTTTGGCGAGCAGCGGGCTCACGGGACGGCGAAGAGGCGGTAGGCGACTCCCTATGA
- a CDS encoding arylsulfatase: MPAACRLALLLTSWSAVVASFPGAALAAAPASGAKPNIVLILVDDLGYGALGCYGQKLVATPNIDRMAAEGLRFTDAYSGGPVCASSRCVLMTGVHGGHARVRGNGDASMPGLSLLASDVSLPRVMKDAGYATGLIGKWGLGDVGKAQAGLPTRQGFDYFFGYLRHGHAHNYYPAFLWRNESKVKLRNGPTKGLAADRGTSAKKVEYSHDLFAEEALKFVREHADEPFFLTVAFTIPHCNNEAGANGMETPSYGKYADRDWPEPLKGYAAMMERMDGDVGRLLALIKELGIDDKTLVIFASDNGAPRDEGGFDAEFFDANGPFRGFKGHVTEAGIRIPLIACWPGHVPAGETTATPVYFADVMPTFAALAGGAAPQQTDGKDFSPSLAGKDQPELADRFFYWEFDKLDLQQQGSRWNNWKAIRDPKSGAIELYDLATDVGETTNLAAEHPDIVARFAEFFRTARTDSPYWPVTAESKAPVKREKSASPAS; encoded by the coding sequence ATGCCTGCGGCATGCCGTTTGGCGTTGCTGCTAACGTCGTGGTCGGCGGTTGTCGCGAGTTTTCCTGGGGCAGCACTCGCGGCAGCGCCGGCCAGCGGCGCGAAACCGAACATCGTCCTGATTTTGGTCGACGATCTCGGTTACGGCGCGTTGGGATGCTACGGCCAAAAGCTGGTCGCTACGCCGAATATCGATCGCATGGCGGCGGAAGGGCTACGGTTCACCGATGCCTATTCTGGCGGTCCTGTCTGCGCATCGTCGCGTTGCGTGCTGATGACCGGGGTGCACGGCGGCCACGCCCGCGTGCGCGGCAACGGCGATGCGTCAATGCCAGGGCTCTCATTGTTGGCGAGCGACGTGAGCCTGCCGCGCGTCATGAAGGATGCAGGGTACGCCACGGGCCTGATTGGCAAATGGGGATTAGGCGACGTCGGCAAAGCACAGGCCGGACTGCCGACTCGACAGGGGTTCGACTACTTTTTCGGCTATCTTCGCCACGGCCACGCGCACAACTACTATCCGGCGTTTTTATGGCGAAATGAGTCGAAGGTGAAGCTCCGCAACGGTCCGACAAAAGGATTGGCCGCTGATCGCGGAACGTCGGCAAAGAAGGTGGAGTACAGCCATGATCTGTTTGCGGAAGAGGCGCTCAAGTTCGTGCGCGAACATGCTGACGAACCATTTTTCTTGACGGTGGCATTCACGATTCCGCACTGCAATAACGAAGCAGGCGCGAACGGCATGGAGACGCCGAGCTACGGCAAGTACGCCGACCGCGATTGGCCCGAACCGCTAAAAGGTTACGCGGCGATGATGGAGCGCATGGACGGCGACGTCGGGCGACTGCTCGCGCTTATTAAGGAGTTGGGCATTGACGATAAAACCTTGGTGATCTTCGCTTCGGACAATGGGGCGCCCAGGGACGAAGGCGGGTTCGACGCCGAGTTCTTCGACGCCAACGGGCCTTTCCGCGGCTTCAAGGGCCATGTGACGGAAGCGGGCATCCGCATTCCGCTCATCGCTTGCTGGCCGGGGCATGTGCCCGCAGGCGAGACCACCGCAACGCCCGTGTACTTCGCCGACGTGATGCCGACCTTCGCGGCGCTAGCCGGCGGCGCCGCTCCGCAGCAGACCGACGGCAAGGACTTCTCGCCGTCGCTCGCCGGGAAAGATCAGCCGGAGTTGGCGGATCGATTCTTCTACTGGGAATTCGATAAGCTCGATCTCCAGCAGCAAGGATCGCGTTGGAACAATTGGAAGGCGATTCGCGATCCGAAGTCAGGCGCGATCGAACTCTATGATCTTGCTACCGACGTCGGCGAAACAACAAATCTCGCGGCGGAGCATCCAGATATCGTCGCTCGATTCGCTGAATTTTTCCGCACCGCTCGGACCGATTCGCCCTACTGGCCGGTGACGGCCGAGAGCAAAGCGCCGGTGAAACGGGAAAAGTCTGCAAGTCCCGCAAGCTAA
- the rbsK gene encoding ribokinase, with product MMKANIVVVGSSNTDMIIKLDRIPKPGETRLGGEFLTAAGGKGANQAVAAARAGGSVAFVARVGQDMFGEQAVAGLVENGVDVQFVQFDKAPSGVALIFVGEDGENSIAVGSGANAKLSPADVRKAKAAIADADVVVMQLESPLETVETAARLAAAGGATVILNPAPAQPLSDKLLKHITILTPNESETELLTGVRISDDASCVRAADILRARGVETVIITLGSQGAFVASPTLSERVPGYSAKPVDTTAAGDTFNGALAVALAERVSILEAVRFANAAGAISVTRVGAQPSAPTRREIEKLVKGKLSRTDAPAKHSKNGSLANGGSRRRAVASP from the coding sequence ATGATGAAAGCCAATATTGTCGTGGTCGGCAGTTCCAATACCGACATGATCATCAAACTCGATCGCATCCCGAAGCCGGGCGAGACGCGGCTGGGCGGCGAGTTCTTGACTGCCGCCGGCGGCAAAGGCGCTAATCAAGCCGTCGCCGCGGCGCGGGCCGGCGGTTCCGTGGCCTTCGTCGCGCGAGTTGGGCAGGACATGTTCGGCGAACAAGCCGTCGCTGGACTCGTTGAGAACGGCGTCGACGTGCAGTTCGTGCAGTTCGATAAGGCCCCGTCCGGCGTGGCGTTGATATTCGTCGGCGAAGACGGCGAGAACAGCATCGCCGTCGGCAGCGGCGCGAATGCGAAACTGTCGCCGGCCGACGTTCGTAAGGCGAAAGCAGCCATTGCCGACGCCGACGTCGTCGTGATGCAGTTGGAATCTCCCTTAGAGACCGTCGAAACGGCGGCCAGGCTCGCGGCTGCGGGCGGCGCCACGGTGATCCTTAATCCCGCTCCCGCTCAGCCTTTGTCGGACAAGCTGCTGAAACACATTACCATCCTGACTCCCAACGAGTCAGAAACGGAACTGTTGACGGGCGTACGAATCAGCGACGATGCTTCGTGCGTTCGCGCCGCCGACATCCTCCGCGCTCGCGGAGTTGAAACAGTGATCATCACGCTCGGCTCGCAAGGCGCCTTTGTCGCCTCTCCTACGCTAAGCGAACGCGTCCCCGGCTACTCCGCAAAGCCCGTCGACACGACCGCCGCCGGCGACACCTTCAATGGCGCCCTCGCCGTCGCTTTGGCGGAACGGGTTTCGATTCTCGAAGCTGTTCGGTTCGCCAATGCGGCCGGCGCGATTTCCGTGACTCGCGTCGGCGCTCAGCCGTCTGCTCCCACCCGTCGCGAAATCGAGAAGCTTGTCAAAGGCAAGCTCTCGCGAACTGACGCCCCTGCGAAACACTCCAAAAACGGATCGCTCGCCAATGGAGGCTCGCGCCGTCGCGCGGTCGCCTCTCCCTAG
- a CDS encoding GRP family sugar transporter, producing the protein MVIVESYPVAVLMCIVTMICWGSWANTQKLATKEWRFQLFYWDYCLGALLLTLIFAFTLGSMGDDGRGFLDDLRQAQGKYIGYALIGGVIFNVANILLVAAIDIAGMAVAFPVGIGLALVIGVITTYRVDPSGDPFLLFTGVACVAVAIIVDALAYRRIPSSGQKTTVKGIVLSVLCGILMGQFFQFVAAAMPPLDHISDPENAGKLTPYTALFFFALGLFLSSFIINTAVMMKPFVGEPVPFGDYFRKGNLRLHLVGVLGGMIWCVGMSFAILAGDAAGYAISYGLGQGATMVAAFWGVFIWKEFKDAQPRADRLLALMFLLFVIGLAFIIYANIK; encoded by the coding sequence ATGGTTATCGTTGAATCCTATCCAGTCGCCGTGCTGATGTGCATCGTCACCATGATCTGTTGGGGATCATGGGCGAACACGCAAAAGCTAGCGACGAAAGAATGGCGATTCCAGCTGTTCTACTGGGACTACTGTCTCGGAGCGTTGCTGCTGACGTTGATCTTCGCCTTCACGCTCGGCAGTATGGGCGACGATGGTCGAGGCTTTCTCGACGACTTGCGCCAAGCCCAAGGCAAGTACATTGGTTACGCCTTGATCGGCGGCGTGATTTTCAACGTGGCGAACATCTTGCTGGTAGCCGCGATCGACATCGCTGGCATGGCTGTCGCCTTCCCGGTCGGCATTGGGCTTGCCCTGGTGATCGGCGTCATCACCACCTACCGCGTCGATCCTTCGGGTGATCCATTCCTGCTGTTTACCGGCGTCGCCTGCGTCGCAGTCGCTATCATCGTTGATGCCTTGGCGTACCGGCGTATCCCATCAAGCGGGCAAAAGACGACCGTGAAAGGAATCGTGCTCTCCGTGCTGTGCGGCATTTTGATGGGTCAATTCTTCCAGTTCGTCGCGGCCGCGATGCCTCCTCTCGACCACATCAGTGATCCGGAGAACGCCGGGAAACTCACGCCTTACACGGCGCTCTTCTTCTTCGCCTTGGGCCTGTTTCTGTCGAGCTTCATCATCAACACGGCGGTCATGATGAAACCATTCGTCGGCGAACCCGTTCCCTTCGGAGATTACTTCCGGAAAGGGAATCTGCGACTCCATCTCGTCGGCGTGCTCGGAGGCATGATTTGGTGCGTCGGCATGTCGTTTGCGATTCTTGCTGGCGACGCAGCTGGGTACGCCATATCGTATGGATTGGGGCAAGGGGCAACGATGGTCGCCGCATTCTGGGGCGTCTTCATCTGGAAGGAATTCAAGGACGCGCAACCTCGCGCCGACCGCCTGCTCGCGCTGATGTTTTTGCTATTCGTCATCGGACTGGCGTTCATCATCTACGCGAACATCAAATAA
- a CDS encoding LacI family DNA-binding transcriptional regulator — MTQEPVTLEHVAAAAGVSTSTASRALAGKARECRISAKTEEAILLAAKGLGFQPSHVARSLRNRRSGLIGLLVPDASNPFFAAIARKATVFAEQHGLSTLLADSHDSIDHEKELLTHLQSRQVEGLIICAIGGSSSHLQSLKQAGTNVVVVDRWFSEVHLPTVTSDNERGAFMATSAMIDKGHRRIGCLQGRPGTSSNDERLLGFKNSLQANNIEVDPTLVRGDDFSEESGYRSACELLDAHPNLSAMFAFSNQNALGALRAFAERKLSIPGDVSLVMFDDAPFAEFLASPLSVVRQDVDAIGHRAAELLIDQIRTGKKPRDLLHRLPVEFVSRSSVAAPKYV; from the coding sequence ATGACCCAAGAACCCGTAACGCTGGAGCACGTCGCCGCCGCGGCGGGCGTCTCGACGTCGACGGCCTCTCGAGCATTGGCCGGTAAGGCACGCGAGTGCCGCATCAGCGCAAAGACGGAAGAAGCGATCCTCTTGGCGGCTAAAGGGTTAGGATTTCAGCCTAGCCACGTCGCGCGATCGCTCCGCAATCGCCGCTCGGGCCTGATCGGTTTGTTAGTGCCCGACGCCTCCAACCCGTTCTTCGCGGCGATCGCGCGAAAGGCCACGGTGTTCGCGGAGCAGCACGGGTTGTCGACGTTGCTGGCAGACAGCCACGACTCGATCGACCATGAAAAAGAACTTCTGACTCACCTCCAATCTCGACAGGTCGAAGGCCTCATCATTTGTGCGATTGGCGGCTCAAGCTCGCATTTGCAGTCGTTAAAACAAGCCGGGACCAACGTCGTAGTCGTCGACCGTTGGTTTTCCGAGGTCCACCTCCCGACGGTCACCTCGGACAACGAGCGCGGCGCCTTTATGGCAACGAGCGCGATGATCGATAAAGGACATCGTCGCATTGGCTGTCTACAAGGCCGACCGGGAACGTCATCCAATGACGAACGCCTCTTGGGGTTCAAGAATTCGCTCCAAGCTAACAACATTGAAGTCGATCCGACGCTCGTTCGCGGCGATGATTTCAGCGAAGAGTCCGGCTACCGTTCGGCTTGCGAACTGCTCGACGCTCATCCTAACCTGTCAGCGATGTTTGCGTTCAGCAACCAAAATGCTTTGGGAGCGCTGCGGGCTTTCGCCGAACGGAAACTGAGCATCCCCGGCGACGTTTCGCTGGTAATGTTCGACGATGCGCCGTTCGCTGAGTTCCTCGCCTCCCCGCTGAGCGTCGTTCGACAAGACGTCGACGCGATCGGACACCGAGCGGCGGAACTGTTGATTGACCAAATTCGCACGGGGAAAAAACCGCGAGACTTGCTGCACCGCCTGCCGGTGGAGTTCGTGTCGCGGAGTTCCGTGGCTGCACCTAAATACGTTTGA